One Primulina huaijiensis isolate GDHJ02 chromosome 8, ASM1229523v2, whole genome shotgun sequence genomic region harbors:
- the LOC140983516 gene encoding UDP-glycosyltransferase 76B1-like encodes MDNNPSKAISQHARTRRVILFPFPFQGHISPMIQLANILRTKGFTISILHTQFNSPDPSRYPQFTFHLIPDGLPEDQASKGDLAGLIDRLNTNCAGPTRECLGKLLSTHDDVACMVTDAMMYSSQSVAEDLGIPRIVLRTSSVCSFLAFASVPVLREKGYFSDILDSRREDPVLELPPLRVKDIPGIQTRNLIDGELKIIRSMVEGTKTASGLIFNTSQDLEEPNLANLKEHFRIPTFLIGPFHKFFSAASSSLLTQDRSSISWLDTQKPSSVIYVSFGSAAKMDEKDVREVAWGLAHSMQPFLWVVRPGSVQGSAWLESFPNEFLEIAGKRGCIVKWAPQQEVLSHPAVGGFWTHSGWNSVLESICEGVPMICSSLFADQPVNSRYVSDVWQLGIKLEYGLKREEIESAIRKIMLDRQGQEIRERALHMKEK; translated from the exons ATGGATAACAATCCCAGCAAAGCCATCTCACAGCATGCAAGAACACGCAGAGTAATCCTCTTCCCCTTCCCATTTCAAGGCCACATAAGCCCGATGATTCAGCTCGCCAACATTCTCCGCACCAAAGGCTTCACAATCTCCATCCTACACACTCAATTCAACTCTCCGGATCCATCCAGGTACCCCCAATTCACGTTTCACCTCATCCCCGACGGATTACCGGAAGATCAAGCATCCAAAGGTGACCTTGCTGGCCTCATTGATCGCCTCAACACCAACTGTGCCGGGCCCACTCGCGAGTGCTTGGGGAAGTTGTTATCAACCCATGATGATGTTGCGTGTATGGTTACGGATGCGATGATGTATTCCTCGCAATCTGTTGCGGAGGATCTTGGCATACCCAGGATTGTGCTCAGGACAAGTAGTGTTTGCTCTTTTTTAGCCTTTGCTTCTGTTCCTGTTCTTCGAGAAAAAGGGTACTTCTCTGATATTCTGG ATTCGAGGAGAGAGGATCCAGTGCTTGAGCTACCACCACTTAGAGTAAAAGACATTCCGGGTATTCAAACACGGAACCTGATCGATGGTGAGCTGAAGATCATACGTAGCATGGTAGAAGGAACAAAGACTGCATCTGGGCTCATTTTCAATACCTCCCAGGATCTGGAAGAGCCGAATCTCGCCAATCTTAAGGAGCACTTTCGCATACCAACGTTTTTAATCGGGCCGTTTCACAAATTCTTTTCGGCAGCTTCGAGCAGTTTGTTGACACAAGATAGAAGCTCTATTTCCTGGCTGGATACCCAGAAACCAAGTTCTGTTATTTATGTCAGCTTCGGGAGTGCTGCGAAAATGGATGAAAAGGATGTAAGAGAAGTGGCTTGGGGTCTGGCACATAGTATGCAGCCATTCTTGTGGGTGGTCAGGCCTGGATCAGTCCAAGGCTCGGCATGGCTGGAATCATTTCCGAATGAATTCTTGGAGATTGCGGGTAAAAGGGGATGTATTGTCAAATGGGCACCTCAGCAAGAAGTGTTGTCTCATCCTGCCGTTGGTGGATTTTGGACTCACAGCGGATGGAACTCTGTTCTTGAGAGTATTTGTGAAGGTGTTCCGATGATATGCTCGTCTTTATTCGCAGATCAGCCGGTGAATTCTCGATACGTCAGTGATGTATGGCAACTTGGGATCAAACTGGAATACGGGTTGAAAAGAGAGGAGATTGAATCAGCAATCAGAAAGATAATGCTTGATAGACAAGGCCAAGAAATAAGAGAGAGAGCTTTGCATATGAAGGAGAAATAG